One window of the Salvia splendens isolate huo1 chromosome 1, SspV2, whole genome shotgun sequence genome contains the following:
- the LOC121800509 gene encoding succinate dehydrogenase subunit 6, mitochondrial-like: MDWNSLVRSSAGLVASITKFERIFFISTIIPKILTPPLSHRSSAAVLQFITSDPVHGPALKAAEGAANFAYVGAAVGAITTGGNAWRWSKSPHGTVLSFAFGAVVGFTLGAEAANHWYQLYRLDTVGAHVKFNEWLQKRT, translated from the exons ATGGATTGGAACTCTCTCGTCCGCTCTTCTGCAGGACTTGTTGCCTCTATTACAAAATTTGAAAGAATAT TTTTCATCTCGACGATTATTCCAAAAATTTTAACCCCACCTTTGTCCCATCGGAGTAGCGCCGCCGTACTGCAGTTCATCACATCTGATCCCGTCCACGGACCTGCG CTGAAGGCTGCAGAGGGAGCAGCTAACTTTGCTTATGTAGGTGCTGCTGTTGGAGCGATTACAACTGGTGGAAATGCTTGGAGGTGGTCAAAGAGTCCTCACG GTACTGTGTTGTCTTTTGCTTTTGGAGCAGTAGTCGGGTTCACCTTGGGAGCTGAGGCTGCTAACCACTGGTACCAGTTATATAGGCTGGATACAGTAGGAGCACATGTTAAATTCAATGAGTGGTTGCAGAAGAGAACCTGA
- the LOC121796318 gene encoding DNA-directed RNA polymerase II subunit 4: protein MSAEEEENAAELKIPDEFLKAKCLMNCEVSLILEHKYEQLQQMADDPMNQMSQVFEKSLQYVKRFSRYKNPDAVRQVREILSRYQLAEFELCVLGNLCPETVEEAIAMVPSIKTRGRAHDDEAIEKMLNDLSLIKKFE, encoded by the exons ATGTCGGCCGAAGAAGAGGAGAACGCCGCTGAGCTCAAAATACCCGATG aaTTTTTGAAAGCCAAATGTCTTATGAATTGTGAAGTTTCCCTTATACTTGAACATAAATATGAGCAGCTTCAGCAGATGGCTGATGATCCAATGAATCAGATGTCTCA GGTGTTTGAGAAATCACTCCAATATGTGAAGCGTTTTAGCCGATACAAGAACCCTGATGCTGTCAGACAAGTTCGAGA AATTCTTAGCAGATATCAGCTTGCTGAGTTCGAG CTCTGTGTACTTGGGAACCTCTGTCCCGAAACAGTGGAAGAAGCTATAGCTATGGTTCCGTCCATCAAG ACGAGAGGAAGAGCGCATGACGATGAGGCAATTGAGAAGATGTTGAACGATCTCTCCTTGATCAAAAAATTTGAGTAG